A genomic window from Camelina sativa cultivar DH55 chromosome 2, Cs, whole genome shotgun sequence includes:
- the LOC104727670 gene encoding transcription factor MYB82-like, producing MEQKTEGKSYTKRGLWKPEEDMILKRYVETHGEGNWADISRRSGLKRGGKSCRLRWKNYLRPNIKRGSMSPQEQDLIIRMHKLLGNRWSLIAGRLPGRTDNEVKNYWNTHLNKKSSSRKQNAPESIGASTFTDKPVMSTEVRRSHGEGEGEENGVVRNTWMEEETNSFDYDVRVGSPLPLISHYPDSTLVFDPCFAFTDFFPLL from the exons atggaGCAGAAAACAGAAGGTAAGTCTTACACGAAGAGAGGCTTGTGGAAACCTGAGGAAGACATGATTTTAAAACGCTACGTTGAGACTCATGGAGAAGGAAACTGGGCAGACATTTCCCGTAGATCCG GGTTGAAGAGAGGAGGAAAAAGCTGTAGGTTGAGATGGAAGAACTATCTAAGACCAAATATCAAAAGAGGAAGCATGTCACCTCAAGAACAAGACCTCATTATCCGCATGCATAAGCTTCTTGGAAACAG ATGGTCGTTGATCGCCGGTCGCCTTCCAGGTCGCACTGACAACGAAGTCAAGAACTACTGGAATACCCATTTAAACAAGAAATCCAGTTCCAGAAAACAGAATGCACCTGAATCAATCGGCGCCAGTACTTTCACCGATAAGCCAGTTATGTCCACAGAAGTGAGAAGAAGccatggagaaggagaaggagaagagaacgGTGTCGTGAGAAATACCTGGATGGAGGAGGAGACCAACAGCTTTGACTATGACGTCCGCGTAGGATCTCCACTGCCTCTCATCTCCCACTACCCAGACAGCACTCTTGTCTTTGACCCATGTTTTGCCTTTACCGATTTCTTTCCTTTGCTTTAG
- the LOC104727696 gene encoding putative F-box protein At5g52610 has translation MFSEDLLIEILSRLPVKSLAIFLCVSKLWASIIRSRHFISAYQSRSSTRQPRVMVGLPDLFTSSHWHFISSSPPSSVTNAICCIDNTSYSPYCVNGLICIAYMDQLWICNPALGKGELLPQGPQSSLDKPFKTWYMGYDPINYQYKVLFFSTECLVCPYKVEVFTLGGQGSWKMIEDGNSHSPVTSGICINGVVYYGAHTAHGPRIVRFYVATEKFGNFIELPTDASNMYVTFFGISTFVNYQGKLALLAKRNISMYDLWVLEDVSGKQEWSMVSINISREMCSHDQLVSLGAVGFVAGSGELIVTARDRFFQLYLIYVDIEKKRSREVWLGGLKCATYGPSLIAFTDYVESIMLLS, from the coding sequence ATGTTTTCTGAAGACCTTTTGATCGAAATTCTCTCAAGATTGCCTGTGAAATCTCTAGCAATATTTCTATGTGTATCCAAGCTTTGGGCTTCAATCATCCGCAGTCGACATTTCATTAGCGCATACCAATCTCGATCCTCTACTCGTCAGCCACGTGTCATGGTTGGTTTACCTGATTTATTCACATCTTCTCATTGGCATTTCATCTCTTCATCCCCACCTTCTTCGGTAACCAATGCAATATGTTGCATCGATAATACCTCTTATTCGCCTTATTGTGTCAATGGCTTGATATGTATCGCATACATGGATCAATTGTGGATATGCAATCCTGCCCTTGGAAAGGGCGAACTTTTGCCCCAAGGCCCTCAATCTAGTCTTGATAAACCGTTCAAGACATGGTATATGGGATATGATCCTATCAATTATCAATATAAGGTCTTGTTTTTCTCAACAGAATGTTTAGTATGTCCATACAAAGTGGAAGTGTTTACATTGGGAGGTCAAGGTTCATGGAAAATGATCGAGGATGGGAATAGTCATTCTCCCGTAACCAGCGGAATATGCATCAATGGAGTTGTTTATTACGGTGCTCACACGGCGCATGGACCGAGAATAGTGAGGTTCTACGTGGCGACCGAAAAGTTTggtaattttattgaattaCCGACCGATGCTAGTAATATGTATGTTACGTTCTTTGGTATCTCTACCTTTGTGAACTACCAAGGGAAACTAGCTTTACTTGCTAAAAGAAATATTAGCATGTATGATTTATGGGTTTTGGAAGATGTGTCCGGGAAACAAGAATGGTCTATGGTTTCTATCAATATTAGTCGAGAGATGTGCTCGCATGATCAGCTTGTGTCGCTAGGTGCGGTGGGTTTTGTTGCTGGTAGTGGTGAGCTTATAGTTACAGCACGTGATCGATTTTTTCAGCTTTATCTTATCTATGTTGATATCGAGAAGAAACGTTCAAGGGAAGTTTGGTTAGGAGGACTCAAATGCGCAACATATGGACCATCTTTGATTGCTTTCACGGATTATGTTGAAAGTATTATGTTATTGTCATAA